The Litorilinea aerophila genome includes a window with the following:
- a CDS encoding Hsp20/alpha crystallin family protein has product MRSTIYDSMVRDFATLADTMNRLFEWRMMPYNYERNGGSTGESAVQGRTVWLPLDVWATDDAFHIQAYVPGIRPEDVEITWNNDELIIRGQFPPRQEGDRIEYYKQELFHGAFERRLGFNLPVDAEHIEATFENGLLTLTVPKAESIRPKQIKVQAR; this is encoded by the coding sequence ATGCGGAGCACCATCTACGACAGCATGGTTCGTGACTTCGCGACCCTGGCTGACACCATGAACCGTCTGTTCGAGTGGCGCATGATGCCCTACAACTACGAGCGCAATGGTGGCAGCACCGGCGAGAGCGCCGTTCAGGGTCGGACTGTCTGGCTGCCGCTGGATGTCTGGGCCACCGATGACGCCTTCCACATCCAGGCCTACGTGCCCGGTATCCGGCCGGAGGACGTGGAGATCACCTGGAACAACGACGAGCTGATCATCCGGGGCCAGTTCCCGCCTCGCCAGGAAGGGGACCGGATCGAGTACTATAAACAGGAGCTCTTCCACGGGGCCTTCGAGCGGCGGCTGGGCTTCAACCTGCCTGTGGATGCGGAGCACATCGAGGCGACCTTTGAAAATGGCCTGTTGACCTTGACCGTGCCCAAGGCGGAATCCATCCGGCCCAAGCAGATCAAGGTGCAGGCCCGGTAA
- the secA gene encoding preprotein translocase subunit SecA, translated as MLKKLYYAIAGDPNEKILKRHQPLVDRINELEKSFEAKSDDELREMTERFRQRVQEAVRPLKEELARAEEEYLAVVGTDQQKFARLEVDRLKKEILEIEDSVLTEILPEAFAAVREASKRTIGLRHYDVQLLGGIVLHTGAIAEMKTGEGKTLVATLPLYLNALAGRGVHLVTPNDYLSKVGLQLMGPIYHLLGLSAAVIQNSAGSPDKGSFLYDPEYPSADDRFQALRPITRREAYQADITYGTNNEFGFDYLRDNMVQDISQLTQRELHYAIVDEVDNILIDEARTPLIISGEARESSNYYVEFANLVKHLRPEVHYVVNEKERVATLTEEGISYIEQRLGIENLYSPEHFEMIPYLDNALRAHALYKRDRDYIVRNNEVVIVDEFTGRLMEGRRYSEGLHQAIEAKEGVKVQKESMTLATITFQNFFRMYNKLAGMTGTAKTEEEEFQRIYNLDVVVIPTYKPIIRQDLPDLVYRTQEAKFKAVLADIEEAHKRGQPVLVGTVAIETSELVSAMLKRRGIPHEVLNAKNHEREATIIAQAGRPGAVTIATNMAGRGVDILLGGNPEGLAREQLRKEGFDLNEISQADWNACLEMLKHGQDPLRVYNTRWAEVLKQKYEEVARDRELVKQLGGLHVVGTERHEARRIDNQLRGRSGRLGDPGSSRFYLSLEDDLMRRFGGDRIANLMNRLGVEDDMPIEAGLVSKAIENAQSKVEGHNFDIRKHVLQYDEVVNEQRNRIYDQRRRILTEPSMKNSIVAMIEEEVGELVDTFTASEYEDEWQLEELVQALRALFPLPQDFSAEQWKGLRAEEIEEQAVALALEAYAAKEAELGEELMRRIEKQIMLQAVDYRWIHHLTDLDRLREGIGLQAFAQIDPLVAYKREAFRMYGELMDDIRSDIVKAIFSLQVQRQPVAPTPIARNIRTNRDGNGAGKPQTMRKTGPELGRNDPCWCGSGKKYKNCHMRSDRQRAAGGQRVPAGQ; from the coding sequence ATGCTGAAGAAACTTTATTACGCCATTGCCGGCGATCCCAATGAGAAGATCTTAAAACGCCACCAGCCCCTGGTGGACCGCATCAACGAGCTGGAAAAGTCCTTCGAGGCCAAAAGCGACGATGAACTCCGGGAGATGACCGAGCGCTTCCGCCAACGGGTCCAGGAGGCCGTCCGCCCCTTGAAGGAGGAGCTGGCGCGCGCGGAAGAAGAATACCTGGCCGTGGTGGGCACCGACCAGCAAAAATTTGCCCGCCTGGAAGTGGATCGCCTCAAAAAGGAAATTCTGGAGATCGAAGACTCGGTACTGACGGAAATTCTGCCCGAGGCCTTCGCCGCCGTCCGGGAGGCCAGCAAGCGCACCATCGGCCTCCGCCACTACGACGTGCAACTCCTGGGCGGGATCGTGCTGCACACGGGCGCCATCGCAGAGATGAAGACCGGTGAAGGTAAGACCCTGGTGGCCACCCTGCCCCTCTACCTCAACGCGCTGGCAGGGCGTGGCGTTCACCTGGTCACGCCCAACGACTACCTCTCCAAGGTGGGCCTCCAGCTCATGGGGCCCATCTACCACCTGTTGGGGCTGAGCGCGGCTGTGATCCAGAACAGCGCCGGCAGCCCGGACAAGGGTAGCTTCCTCTACGATCCCGAGTACCCGTCGGCCGACGACCGCTTTCAGGCCCTGCGGCCCATCACCCGGCGGGAAGCATACCAGGCCGACATCACCTACGGCACCAACAACGAGTTCGGCTTCGACTACCTGCGGGACAACATGGTCCAGGATATCTCCCAGCTCACCCAGCGGGAGCTCCACTACGCCATCGTGGACGAGGTGGATAACATCCTCATCGATGAGGCCCGCACCCCCCTCATCATCTCCGGGGAGGCCCGGGAAAGCTCCAACTACTATGTGGAGTTCGCCAACCTGGTCAAGCACCTGCGTCCCGAGGTCCACTACGTGGTCAACGAGAAGGAGCGGGTGGCCACCCTGACCGAGGAAGGCATCTCGTACATCGAGCAGCGGCTGGGCATCGAGAATCTCTACAGCCCGGAACACTTCGAGATGATCCCATACCTGGACAACGCGCTGCGGGCCCACGCCCTCTACAAGCGGGACCGGGACTACATCGTCCGCAACAACGAGGTCGTCATCGTGGACGAGTTCACCGGCCGCCTGATGGAAGGCCGACGCTACAGCGAGGGGCTGCACCAGGCCATCGAGGCCAAGGAAGGGGTCAAGGTCCAGAAGGAATCCATGACCCTGGCCACCATCACCTTCCAGAACTTCTTCCGCATGTACAACAAGCTGGCCGGCATGACCGGCACGGCCAAGACGGAAGAAGAAGAGTTCCAGCGTATCTACAACCTGGATGTGGTGGTGATCCCCACCTACAAGCCCATCATCCGCCAGGACCTGCCCGACCTGGTCTACCGGACCCAGGAGGCCAAGTTCAAGGCGGTGTTGGCGGACATCGAGGAGGCCCACAAGCGGGGGCAGCCGGTGCTGGTGGGCACGGTGGCCATCGAAACCAGTGAGCTGGTCAGCGCCATGCTCAAGCGCCGGGGCATCCCCCACGAGGTGCTCAATGCCAAGAACCATGAACGGGAGGCCACCATCATCGCCCAGGCCGGCCGCCCTGGCGCGGTCACCATTGCCACCAACATGGCCGGCCGTGGTGTGGACATCCTCCTGGGCGGCAACCCCGAGGGCCTGGCCCGGGAGCAGTTGCGCAAAGAAGGCTTCGACCTCAACGAGATCTCCCAGGCGGATTGGAACGCCTGCCTGGAGATGCTGAAACACGGCCAGGATCCCCTGCGGGTCTACAACACCCGGTGGGCCGAGGTCCTCAAGCAGAAGTATGAGGAAGTGGCCCGGGACCGGGAGCTGGTGAAGCAGTTGGGCGGCCTCCACGTGGTGGGTACGGAGCGGCACGAGGCCCGACGCATCGACAACCAGCTCCGTGGCCGCTCTGGCCGTCTGGGCGACCCCGGCAGCAGCCGCTTCTACCTGAGCCTGGAAGACGACCTGATGCGCCGTTTTGGCGGCGACCGCATCGCCAATCTGATGAACCGCCTGGGCGTGGAAGACGACATGCCCATCGAGGCCGGCCTGGTGAGCAAAGCCATCGAAAATGCCCAGAGCAAGGTAGAGGGCCATAACTTCGACATCCGCAAGCACGTGCTTCAGTACGACGAGGTGGTCAACGAACAGCGCAACCGCATCTACGACCAGCGCCGTCGCATCCTCACCGAGCCCTCCATGAAGAATTCCATCGTGGCCATGATCGAGGAGGAGGTGGGCGAGCTGGTGGACACCTTCACGGCCAGCGAGTACGAAGACGAGTGGCAACTGGAGGAGCTGGTCCAGGCCCTGCGGGCCCTCTTCCCCCTGCCCCAGGACTTCTCGGCCGAACAGTGGAAGGGGCTGCGGGCAGAGGAGATCGAAGAGCAGGCAGTGGCCTTGGCCCTGGAGGCCTACGCGGCCAAGGAGGCGGAGCTGGGCGAAGAGCTCATGCGCCGCATCGAGAAGCAGATCATGCTCCAGGCCGTGGACTACCGCTGGATCCACCACCTGACCGACCTGGACCGGCTGCGGGAAGGCATCGGCCTGCAGGCCTTCGCCCAGATCGACCCGCTGGTGGCCTACAAGCGGGAGGCCTTCCGCATGTACGGCGAGCTGATGGATGACATCCGCAGCGACATCGTCAAGGCCATCTTCAGCCTCCAGGTCCAGCGCCAGCCAGTGGCACCCACGCCCATCGCCCGCAACATCCGCACCAACCGGGATGGCAACGGCGCGGGCAAACCCCAGACGATGCGCAAGACTGGGCCAGAGCTGGGCCGCAATGACCCCTGCTGGTGCGGCAGCGGCAAGAAGTACAAGAATTGCCACATGCGCAGCGACCGTCAGCGGGCTGCCGGTGGCCAACGAGTACCGGCCGGGCAGTAG
- a CDS encoding deoxyribonuclease IV: MAVLMLGAHMSIAGGVSQALDRAASIGSNAVQVFTKNNRQWNGPPVDEADVARWHEQMAAQGIQYAVSHASYLINLASPKDPLWEKSLRAHKDELQRAHAYAIPHVVLHPGAHTGSGEKAGIARIAAALNRIHRETPECADTLTLLELMAGQGSTLGKSFAELRAIMELLAEPGRVGICVDTCHAFAAGYDLRTPEGYEAMLAEMEQEVGLDALKCWHFNDSKGKLGSHVDRHTHIGEGEIGEAGFAHILNDPRWDGIAMLLETPKGDDLAEDVMNLRRLCALVADPSRIPPGLRDGHETGQEAGGPP; this comes from the coding sequence ATGGCAGTACTCATGTTAGGCGCCCACATGTCCATCGCCGGCGGCGTCAGCCAGGCGCTGGATCGGGCCGCTTCCATCGGCAGCAACGCAGTCCAGGTCTTCACCAAGAACAACCGCCAGTGGAACGGCCCGCCTGTGGACGAGGCAGACGTGGCCCGCTGGCACGAGCAGATGGCCGCCCAGGGCATCCAATACGCGGTCAGCCACGCCAGCTATCTAATCAACCTGGCCAGCCCCAAGGATCCCCTGTGGGAGAAGAGCCTGCGGGCCCACAAGGACGAACTTCAGCGGGCCCATGCCTACGCCATCCCCCACGTGGTGTTGCATCCCGGCGCCCACACCGGCAGCGGCGAGAAAGCAGGCATCGCCCGCATCGCCGCAGCCCTCAACCGCATCCACCGGGAGACGCCTGAATGTGCCGACACCCTCACCCTGCTGGAGCTGATGGCCGGGCAGGGTAGCACCCTGGGCAAGTCCTTTGCCGAGCTACGGGCCATCATGGAACTGTTGGCAGAGCCAGGCCGGGTGGGAATCTGCGTGGACACCTGCCATGCCTTTGCGGCCGGCTACGACCTGCGCACGCCCGAGGGCTACGAGGCCATGCTGGCCGAGATGGAGCAGGAGGTGGGGCTGGATGCGCTCAAGTGCTGGCACTTCAACGACAGCAAGGGGAAGCTGGGCAGCCACGTGGATCGACACACCCACATCGGCGAAGGGGAGATCGGCGAGGCGGGCTTCGCCCACATCCTCAACGATCCCCGCTGGGACGGAATCGCCATGTTGCTGGAGACACCCAAAGGGGACGATCTGGCGGAGGATGTGATGAACCTGCGCCGGCTCTGTGCCCTGGTGGCCGATCCGTCCCGCATTCCGCCAGGGTTACGGGATGGCCACGAAACGGGTCAGGAAGCGGGCGGACCTCCATGA